The sequence below is a genomic window from Humulus lupulus chromosome 3, drHumLupu1.1, whole genome shotgun sequence.
taacatgctttaactcataaccatgcatttaactaataaaatcacacataaatcccaacatgccctcctggcacactaatcaaggcccttaagccttaatagcgattttgggtcgttacatgtacatatttacaagtgtaatctaaagtaaccacgaaagacccttccCCAGTTACTtgaggggcatatggtgcctggatataaccaggtcgccttaaagacttagaagttaattcaaatcgattgatcgttgtttttcttaaaaaacgcacgatattgataaaggattaacgcgaactaagtcgtatcctggatttaaccaggtctccttaaagacgtagaagttaatttaaatcgattgatcgttgtttttcttaaagagcacgagatattgataaaaagtaacgcgaactaagttttcaaactaagttcctggacataaccaggtcataaaacttagaagttaatttaaattgattgattgttgtttttcttaaagagcacgagatattgataaaaattaacgcgaactaagttttcaaactaagttcatggacataaccaggtcaaaaaacttagaagttaatttaaattgattgatcgttgtttttcttaaagagcacgagatattgataaaaattaacgcgaactaagttttcaaactaagttcctggacataaccaagtcataaaacttagaagttaatttaaattgattgatcgttgtttttcttaaaaagcacaagatattgataaaaattaacgcgaactaagtttttcaaaatagtaagtaaaatgcgtaaaggcaaaaggaaaataaataaattaaaggtAAAAAttgattgtctcgaggtggaaacacctcatgcaaaagttacacaaaaaaaattgagaatattAAAGGAAAGGGTTCGAAAGAGAAATGCCCTAAGCTCCaccaggctgccccgtggaggtcgctgtctcgccctcctgctcggctacAACGGATGCCTCCCCGGTTTCAGAAGGTGCCTcttgctggaggcgagctttgaacccctccagGAGGGCCTCCCCgtccgctcctaagaaggagaagtcgccgtccgggttataggcccagcaatggtagagcatgtcctccatggcggtgctggaatctgccttctccgtttccaaggtggccttagcctcctcggccccTACCTTTGCAGAGTCTAGCTCGACCAGCGCGGTGGCAAGGGCGGCTTTGGTAGCTTCGTCCTCTTGATGCTTGGGGTGGGCTTCTCCCAGCTCGACCTGTACGGCCGCTAGGGCATCCTTGGCTTCCTTTTCCTTCTGTtaagccatctgctccttctgtTGGGCCATCTATAAGGAAGTCTGGTGGGCGGCCAACGCTGCCTGATGCTCAtgcctcatatcctcgagctgggccttggctctggctatgctccggtgaagggctaGGACACTCTGCAAAAATAgaggcaattgccttagaaaataaAAAGAGAGGAAAAACAAGGCAGGGAATGATGATCAAAAGTAAGGGTAAAGtgagcttaccgttagggccatgcccaatgaagattccattacgcccaccgggctccttatTTCAATGGCCCGCAGCTCCCTCTcattgaagcggtagaagtggctgacggagtagttcgccgtctcgtacaccgtccccctaaagacatctgggatcttctccagatcctgggggtccaccgggatgCGTACCTCAGGGGGCGCACTTGCCGAGGTCCCGGGCTCCACCCCTATGTCCCGGACAAAGGCCAGAGCTCGTAGAGAGGGTGGGGGCATGGTCACTACAGCAAGAGGTGTAGTTTCCTCGACCTGAGTTGCTGAGCTCTACTCTTTCCCCTgtgcaggggacttggttggggtcccagcggctttcttcgccacccggagcttcttcattttgggcccagaagccccagctgaggagttccctccTGTGAACATAGCTTGCAGGTTTTTTCCCCCGGGCtaagacatctcctctggcaagaCAAAGACAACATCAATATGTCAGTACGCAgccatgcaaaaaaaaaaacaagaagaaaGAAGTGAATCTCAAGTATGTATATATACTAagaggaatcctaccccccgagctagaagaggaatctgtGGTCAcaaccatcggccccggagcttctgcgggggaatctaagacaattattTCTCAAGTTGGCGTGGGTTCTGGATCCAAGGCtagctcaggactagactcttctacgtatttcCTAAGTCCCGGAGCTTCGACACCctcctggagtgatggccatgaccggaggttagtcccatactcctcgaataggatcgacctaaaagctagggtgttgtctacaactatggtacccctagggcgccTACTTTCATaatccaacacgagctggtcgacgcagtggagcagggtttcatcGAAGTCTGgatcacttcgatggcgttggacgatctgtttgggattgaacctagctagccgggggtctgcagtggccctatctaagttcctaaacatgtatgggttaccttggccggaggtaACTCCTAGGttccctctcctataaatatggagaccctgggagttacaaagggtttgattcgattgtgtaagaaataccctgtaaaagaataccaagcatatagcaataatatttactggtggagtagaaggattttaacctttgaaccacctaaaaatgtaattgtgtcaccagcccattttcaaaagatcattcatctatttcggttcaacataagcactaatcccttcctcttattttcttaattacccgttggcgaagaaccgcgtcaacaatagccatcatgcaccgttggaATGTTGCTGGTGCATTCATAGTccgaatggcattctcctgaaagcgaACGTGCCATAGGGACATGTAAATGTTGTTTTCTCTTGGTCCTCTAGTGCGATGGAAATTTGATGATACCCTGAGTAACCATATAAGAAGCAATAATACTCATTGCCTGCCAACCTATCCAACATCTGATTAACAAAGGGAAGTGGGAAGTGATCTTTTCTTGTCGCCTTATTTAACTTGCAATAGTCAATGCAAATGCACCACCCGATCACAGTTCGAGTTGGGATTAACTCGTTATTTTCATTCTTGACTACTGTTATTCCACCCTTCTTTGGCACCACCTGCACTAGACTCACCCAAGCATGATCATAAATTAGGTAGATCACCCCGACGTCCAACCATTTAAGGATCTGCTCAAGTACAACCTCCTTCATAGCTGGATTGAGCCTTCTCTGAGCCTCTACAGAGGGCTTGCTTTCTTCCTCCCCTAAGATTCGATGCATTACTATTGAAggacttattcctctaatatccaccaatgtccacccaatggccaatttatgagcCCGTAAAACCCTCAACAATTTCTCCAATTCAGTTTTTGAGAGGTTAGCTAAAACAATTACTGGTAAAGTCTCATTCTCAACTAAGTACGCATAACACAAATGATCAGGGAGAGCCTTTAATTCTAATTttggtggctgctgaatggatgtTAATGGTCGTTCGGGTCCCTCTGCcaactcttcaaatttcttcatgtACGGGTGGTAAGAGTTAATCCACTTTACATATTCTTTTATCTCTTCATCAGCCTCATCTTCCTCATCACCCGTCAACACTGCCTCTAAAGCATCGCTACTCACCCTTCTTTCCAAGACTACTTTATCTATTACATCCACACTgtagcaactgtcactagccatcGGATATGTAATTGCCTTGAAGACATTGAATATCACATCACCCCCCTGAACTCTGAGTTTAAGCTCTCCATTTTGAACATCAATGAGAGCTTGTCCTGTTGCTAGAAAAGGTCACCCAAGAAAAATTGGGACATTTGCATCCTTCTCCATATCCATCACAATAAAATCTGCAGGGAAAATGAATTTGTCGACCTTTACTAGCACATCTTCTATGATCTCCCTCGGATGAGCCAGTGATCGATCCGCCAACTGTAGTGTAACAGTGGTTGGCTTTGCctcacccaaaccaagtcttttgaaTACTGATAGAGGCATGAGATTTATGCTAGCTCCCAAATCACATAGTGCATGTTTACACTCAAAGTTACCAATTGTACATGGGATTGTGAAACTTCCAGGATCTCTCAACTTCTGTGGAAGCTTCCTTTGCAAAATAGCACTAAACTCTTCAGTCAATGCCACAGTTTCATAATCCTCCATCTTTCTCTTCTTTGATAAGATAACTTTCATAAATTTAACGTAATTAGGCATCTGTTCTAATGCTTCTGCAAAGGGGATGTTATTATGCAGTCTCTTGAATACCTCTAAGAGCTTTGCAAACTGCTTGTCAAGACAGTTCTTTTGGAGTCTCTGTGGATATGGAATTTTTATGTGATGATCTATAGACACTGGAGGTACCACTTCTCTTGCTGGAGGATTCTTAGTAACCTTCTCTTCGCAAGTCTTCTTGTCCTCAATATTAGGTGCCTGTTGATCCTACTTCTGCTCGACTTTTTTTTCCATACTTGTTCCCACTTATACTATTCAACTCCTCAAAGTAATAGCCTAGCACTGTTCATTAAGATTCCCCTTTGGATTCACTTCAGTAGTGCTTAGCAAGTTCCTTTGAGCTCGATTTTCCATAAGCGTGGCCAACTATCTGATCTGAGTTTCCAAGCTCCGAATTGATGATCTCGTTTCTGTCATAAATTGAGTTAACACATCAGCCTGATCGTCTTGTTTTGCTTGCATATGTTGCTATGCAGGTCTTACTGGTTGCTGCTGATAAAACCCAGGAGGAGGTCGAGGATATTGTGGTTGATTTTGTAGAAATTGTTCCGTCACCCTGGATTGTAACTCATGGAATATGGGTTGTTGGAGGGCCTTGGGAAGTTCCCTATTGCTTGCACTTGCTCCATAGGAATGTTGTTAAAATCCCTCATTGAGCATTGTTCAAATAAATGAGGTCCCCCACATAACTCACATATAATCTGCATCTGGATCTGCATAACTGGAGCTTGAGTTTGAATGTTGTGCTATTGTAACTGTTTGGTTAATGTTGCCACTTGAACGGACAACATTGAGATGGCATTTAATTCATGCACTCCAACCTCCTTCTTAGTGGTTTCTCTTTCTAATGGCCATAGATAGTTATTCATAGCCATTTCTTCAAACAGATCATAAGCTTCATTAGCGCTCTTACTCATTAACGCTCCTCCAGACGCTTCATCTATGATTGTGCGAGTAAAAAAATATGGACTAACATCCATTTTTTGATTCCGTGATGGGGAcatttttggtgcataggttttgatcctaggcATATCGACTATTTGGGAACATGTCTAGGACTGCGATGTTTATGATAAGATAATTTCTTGGTaatttttctgggtagctttagggaatgcctgttcggaaaatggaaggtgagaggtttctagggacaaaaccgggtagcttaggggtcacgcttcctaggcggtttttctttttaaaactttccctccaaggcaagctcTATCCTTACCCTTCTGACACACAAatcccgagtaatcggggatccgctggaaacgtgggcgcgtgaCCATGGCAACGCGTTGCTTCACataccgcgggctgagattacctctcGTGTACGGAAATCATTTCTTCTCGCGCTGtgttcccttttctattttttggtcgcctatttaaacttttctttgttcttgtttgttaggcgaccagatgggacccaagaagaacatACCCAAGAAGAGCATGGCTGGCTCGTCATCCGAACAGTCCAGCGAGGGCAAAGAGAATGCGgtggagtctcccatcccccaattcggtcccacggtggagaaagaggtcgaggtgggacctgttgccttcttcgaggcagagaggatagtctcgaagattacgacccaagggagggtcaacaagatcctgttgTTCGATACAATCAAGGTTaggacaggcgctcttgttgcccgacctcccctcgagggcgagaggagATGCACGCCTCTTGATGAGGAGTTTGCATCTTGGAGCGA
It includes:
- the LOC133825151 gene encoding uncharacterized protein LOC133825151 produces the protein MSKSANEAYDLFEEMAMNNYLWPLERETTKKERLQKNCLDKQFAKLLEVFKRLHNNIPFAEALEQMPNYVKFMKVILSKKRKMEDYETVALTEEFSAILQRKLPQKLRDPGSFTIPCTIGNFECKHALCDLGASINLMPLSVFKRLGLGEAKPTTVTLQLADRSLAHPREIIEDVLVKVDKFIFPADFIVMDMEKDANVPIFLG